The genomic segment GCACGCCGGTGACGCCAGTCCGGCCGGCATGCAGCACTTTCTCAGCCGGGCCCGCTGGGATGCCGACGAAGTCCGGAACGACATACGGGACTTCGTAGTCGGAGCGGGACACGTCGTCATGGTGATGGCCGTAGAACGGGGACCCGACCTGGGCTCTCGGGACTGCAGCGGACCAGTAATGACGGGCCGTCAAGCCTGTTCGACCGCTGGGGGTCAAGGGCTCGCAGGTTCAAATCCTGTCGTCCCGACGGTGTTTACGCAGTTCAGAGGCCGTCTCCGCATTGCGAGGGCGGCCTCTGGTGTCTGTATTGTCCGATTGCAAATGTGAGAGCTTGTGAGAGGCGCGCCGCACCGCCGTCTTTCCGCAGGTCATGGCCTCCTTCGGGAAGGTTGTATTTGACCCGCTGCATGTAGCGAGTGCTTCGAAGCGCCGGCGCTACTTGGTCGACGTCGCGAGCGGGTGCTGGGCGGGCGGGCCTGTGGCGTGCGCCCGGCCCGGGGAAGCCCTGATCGGCGCGCGTGTGTGTAGGCGTTTGCGCAGTTGGGGTGACCGCAGGGGATTGACGGCCAGGTCTTCGAACCGGTCGACGGGTTGGCATGCCGTTAGCCTCTCGTCGCAGGCCCGGGTACTCCTCTGCGCTGGGCAGGGTCCGCTTGCGACCGTGGCTGATCTGGGTGAGGAAGGCGTCGCGGTGGCGGTGGATGCGAGCCAGGATGCGCCGGCGCCACTCGCCGGCGCCATCGTGCCGGACACCCCTTCCGCAGTGCGGAGCCACAGGTCGGCGAGCGCGGTGACCGCCGGCGGCGCGGGAGGAAGGGCGGTCTGGTTCTCGATGAGGCCGGAAGTCGCGGGGTGCGTGGCCTGCACGGTCTCAGGCGAAGGCCCCATAGGGCCTTCGCCTTGAGCTGCTAATTCGGAGTTTCTTGAGATGGCGTGTCGGGCGCCGGCAGATGCTGGGGTGGCAATTTCACTCGGATGCGAAGCCCGCCAGTTGGGTTGGCTCGGGCCTCCAGCGTTCCACGGTGCGCGGCGGTGACTGCGCGGATTACCGACAAGCCGAGGCCTGCACCCTTGCGGCGCCCGCTGCCCCGCTGGAAGGGCTCGAAGAGCATGGGCAGGTCGGACTCCTGGATGACAGGACCGCTGTTGACCACGTCGACGAAACCTCCTCCCTCATCGGTCGGCCCGGTCTCGATGCGGACCGATCCATGCCGTCTGTTGTGCCGCACGGCATTCGTCACCAGGTTCCCCACAAGTTGACTGAGGAGAGACGAGTCTCCCCATACGCGAGCGGTCTGCAGTTGGGCGTCCACGGACACTTCTGCTTCTCGTGCCTCGACCAGCGCATTGGTGATCGCCCTTCGTGCCTCATCGGCCAGATCGGTCGCAACAGGCAGGAGCACGCCGCTCTCGCCCTTGGCCAACGCCAGCAGAGCGGCTATCAAACGCTCGCTCCGCTCAGTGGCCGCCAAGGCGCGACTGATGTCGGGCAGCAGATCCGACGGTATCCGTCCCTGCGACAGCGGGATCTCCAGGGCGGTCCGCTGGAGCGTCAGGGGGGTACGCAGCTCGTGGGAGGCGTGAGCAGTGAAACGCCTCTGGTCGGCGAAACTGCGCTCAAGGCGGTCGAGCATGGCGTCGAACGTGTCTGCCAGCTCCTTGACCTCGTCGTTCGGCCCGATCAAAGCAAGCCGTGCATCCAGGTTGCGGTCACCGATGTCCCGGGCCGCTGCAGTTACCCGGCTGATCCGGGACAGTCCACCTCGGGCCATCCACCAGCTCGCGAGAAGGGAAGAAAGGCAGACAAGGGCGAAGAGGATGAGGCACCGTTTCATGAGCTCATCCATGACCTCCTGTTCGAAAGCCGCGAAACGCTGGGCGTGAGTCAGGCCTGCGTCGCTGTCGATTCCGTAGTGATAGACCGTCCCGTCCGATGCGGCGTCAACTGACGGCACCGTGTTCGACGGCGCCACTGTTGGGCCATTGTGTTCGATGATGTCCCTGACACTCGCCCAGACGTAGGCGAGGAGAACCGACCCCCCGACGGCCAGCACAGCCGCATTCAGCAGGGCCAGCTGCGTCCGGATCGTCAGCCGTCCGAGGAGTCCTGTCACAACCTGTATCCAAACCCGGGCACCGTCGTGATCAGGGGCGGCGGGCCGAGCTTGCGGCGCAGTTGGTGAACGGTGACCTTGACGGTGGTGCTCTCGGGGGGCGTGTGGCAGTCCCAAACCATCTCCAGTAGGTCTGCCGGCTGTAGCGGGGCCCCATCAGCGGTCATCAGTGCCTCCAGGACGCCGAACTCCTTCGGAGTGAGCCGTAGCAGGCTCCCATCGCGCTCGGCCATACGACGGAGGGTGTCCAGCCGTAGCCCTTGATGCTCCAACACGGTCGGGGTGCCACTCGGCCCACGCCGAGCCAGGGCCTGCAGACGGGCCACCAGTTCGACGTACGAGAAGGGCTTGGCGAGGTAGTCATCGGCGCCCTTGCCGAGGCCGTCGACGAGGTCGCGCAGTGATCCGGCCGCGGTCAACATCAGGATGCGCGCCGGGTATCCGGCTCCGGTGAGCATGCGGCACACCGCGTCACCGTGGATGCCGGGCAGGTCACGGTCGAGGACCAGGACGTCGTAGTCGGCTGCCGCGGTCATCTCCATGGCCTGGCCGCCGTCCAGGGCCACGTCGGCGACGATGCCCGACGAACGCAATCCCGCGGCGATCATACCCGCCAGTTCCTCCTCGTCCTCGACAACCAGCACACGCATGTCTGTTCCCTTTCCACCGCTCGCTCGTCTTTCGGCATTTTGACGGACTGATGGTTAAGCGGCGGTTAGCCAAACCTGACCGGCGGCTAACCAGCAACCCCGTACACCTGTTTCGGCGGCGCCGGACAGCGTCGTAGGACCGGTAGGAGGAAGCATGCGAAGAAGGTTCATGCCTTGGGCGGCGATGACAGTGATGACGCTGGGAGCCGCCCTGTCGGTGACAGCCTGTGCGTCGACCAAGGACGATGCCCCCAGAGTTGCGGGAGCCAAGGACGAGCAGGAGCAGGACAAGCCGGCGAGCCAGAAGGAGATAGTTCAGGCCTACGAGAAGTGTCTGCATGAGCAGGGTTTCATCGTCTCGATCGATGAATCAGGCCGGTTCAAGGACCCAGGTCCGGACAATCCAAATCTGTTGATACAAAAAGGGCTGCCGGCGGCCGCCAATGCGTGTCGTGCGAAGGTGCCCGGCATGAAGCAGGTCATGGAGAAGGATGACAAGGAGGGCCTGGAACAAGCTCGTGGCCTGGCCAAGTGCCTTCGCGAGAACGGGATTCCCAACGTGTCCGACCCCGACCCGAAGGATGGAGGACTTTCCATCCCCGCGGACGCGGGCGATGCGTGGAACAAGGCCATGGGTATGTGCGGCAAGAAGTTCCCCAACGTCCCTCTTGACACGGCAGGGTCCCAGTGACATTTCGCACCGGCGAACCGGATGAAGAACGAGCGGCAGTTGCCTCTCGGCCAACACCCCGCCCTAGGGCACAGCGCACGCGTCGGAGGGTCTCCGACGGTGTCGTCGCCGGCGTCCTCGTGGTAGCCGGTGGAGCACTCGCCTTCAGCCAGTGGCCGGCCGGCGGAGGGAATCCCTCAGCAGAGCCCAGACGCTACTCGACGGCGACTGTGCAGCGCACCACCTTGGCTTCCGGGCTGAAGAGCAACGGCAAGTTGGGACATGCGGCGGCCGATGAGATTGCGGCACAGGGCGCAGGCACCTTCACGGACCTGCCGAAGATCGGTGATCAGGTGAGGACCGGCAAGCCGTTGTACGAAGTCGATGCGCAACCAGTTGTGCTCTTCCGTGGTTCACGCCCCTTCTGGCGCGTAGTGGGGAAGGGCATGAGTGACGGGCCGGATGTCAGGATTCTGGAGCGCAACCTCACTGATCTCGGACACGCGAAGGCAGCTGATCTGGCCGTCGATGACCACTTCACCGATGCAACCGCCGAGGCCGTCAAACGGTGGCAGAAGACACTCGGCGTGCCGCAGACCGGCAGGGTGGAGATGGGGCGAGTCGCAGTGCTCCCGTACGGAGAGGCGCGGGTCGAGGAAGTCGGTGCCAAACTCGGCACGGCGGTAGGTTCCGGGGGACCCGTGCTGAAGGTGACGCCACCCGACGTGTACGCCACCATCAAGCCCAACGAGGAGGAGCTTCCCCAGTTGGCTCCGGGAAGCAAAGTCTCTGTTTCCCTGGATGTCGGAGGCAGTATCCCTGGCAAGATCACCTCCATCATCCGTGACACCGGCCCGGACGGGCTTGGCGAAAAGTCGAAGACGCCAGATGGCAGCGCCAAGCCGGCCGTGTTGATCCTTCTCATGGATCAGAAGAGTGCTGCTGCCGCTCTGAACAGCGGACGAAGCGGCGCTACGGTCACCGTGCCGGAGAAGAAGGCGGCCGACGTGCTGGTCGTCCCGGTTACTGCGTTGCTCGCCATGTCCGGGGACGGTTATGGCGTCGAAGTCGTCGAGCCAGGAGCCACCGACCCGAAGCTGGTCCGTGTAGAGGTGGGACTCATCGTCGCCAACCAGGCCGAGGTCAGGGGGCAGCTCAAAGAGGGCGACAAGGTGGTGGTTCCCCAATGAGCGATCACGGTCAACAGCGAACGCCGGTCCTGCTGCTGGAGAAGGTGACCAAGTTGTACGAGGGTCGCCCGCCGGTGCGAGTCCTTCATGACATCGACTTGACGGTGAGCCAGGGAGAACTCATCGCCGTGGTCGGTCCTTCCGGGTCGGGCAAGAGCACCCTTCTGTCACTCGTCGGGACCCTGGACCGCCCGACGTCAGGACGAATTCACCTGGAAGGCCACGACCTGACAGGACTGAGTGACCGACAGGTCGTGGCACTGCGTGCCCGAAGGATCGGGTTCGTCTTTCAACAGTTCTTCTTGCTGCCCGGCCTCACCACCGTGGAGAACGTCGCTACCGGCCTCCTGTACACCGGGGTGGCCGCCGGACAAAGGCGGGAACGGGCGGAGAGTGCTCTGCGCGACGTCGGCCTCGCCCACCGGCTCGGCCATCGTCCCGACCAGCTTTCCGGCGGAGAGAAGCAGCGGGTCGCCATCGCCCGGGCATTGGTCGGCAGGCCGGGACTCCTTCTGGCGGATGAACCAACAGGCGCGTTGGACGCCGTCTCGGGCAAGGGCGTCATCGATCTGTTGCTGGAACTGAACGCACAGGGCACGACTGTTGTCGTCATTACCCACGACCGGGACCTGGCGGCGTCCTTGCCCCGTCGCATCGGTCTGCACGACGGGCGAATCGCCTTCGACATGAGCGACTCGGACGTCCACGCCGCAGGGAACGTCGTGCAGGGGAGCCCGTCATGACCGACCTTCTGCCACGACCAGCACGCCTACGGCCCGTCGACCTGCTCAGGCTCGGATTGATCGGCCCTCGGACCCGGCGCCTGCGCTCGGCATTGTCCGCCCTCGGCATCGCGTTGGGAATAGCGGCTGTGGTGGCCGTTACCGGAATTTCGGCGTCCAACCAAGCTCACCTGCTGGAGCGCCTGGACAACCTCGGAAGCAACCTGATCATGGTGTCGCCGGGGCAGAACATCGACGGCACACCGGCCGATCTACCTGAGACAGCAGTCGCGATGCTCGGCAACATCGCACCTGTCCAGCAGGTCAGCAGTACCGGTGATACCAAGGCGCGCATCTACCGCAGTGATCTCGTCCCGGCGAATCAGACCAACAGCCTTCGCGTACTGTCAGCTCAGAGTGACCTGCTCGACACTCTGCGAGGCGAGCTCGACACCGGACGCTGGCTGGACCGGGCCACCGAGCATCTCCCCGTCGTCGTCCTGGGCCACAGCGCTGCCGAGCGGCTGGGGGTGACGGCTCCGGGGAAGAAGGTCTGGCTGGATGGCGAGGGGCTGGCCGGTGCCTGGTACGGAGTGATCGGCACATTGAAGCCGAACGAACTCGTGCCGGCGATCGATGACTCCGTATTCGTGGGCGCGCCACAAGCGATCGCCTCGCTGGGGGGCGGACGCACGCCGTCCACCGTTTACCTCCGCGTCCACCCGGAACGGGTCAGCGATGTTCAGGAGGTGGCGGCGGCCACGGCCAACCCGGCCCAGCCTTCTGTGGTTGCCGTATCCCGTCCGTCAGATCTGCTCAAGGTACGCAAGGAAACGAGCACCGCCCTTACCGGTCTCGTACTCTCCCTCGCGGGGGTCGCGTTGATCGTCGGAGGCGTCGGGATCGCGAACACCATGGTTGTCGGTGTCATGGAGCGGCGTGGGGAGGTGGGGCTGCGGCGCGCGCTGGGGGCGCGACAGGGGCAGATCACCGTGCAGTTCTTGATCGAGGCGGTCTTGCTCGGCCTGTTCGGCGGTTTGGCCGGCGCGGCTGCGGGAGCCTCTGTGGTGTACGTGTATGCGGCCGTGCAGGGATGGCCTGCCGCAGTCCCCGCGGCCTGGGTAGTAGCGGGTCCTTCGGTTGCCGTGGTGGTGGGCACCTTGGCAGGGCTGTACCCGGCGCTGCGGGCGGCTCGAATGTCTCCTACGGAAGCACTTCGTGCGGGGTGAGTACGTTCCCTTCAACTACAAGGCTGCGGCAGAGCTCAGCACCTCGAGAGCACACGTGAGGCTCGGGGCCGGGGCCGACGTATCGATCTCCTCAAGTGTCCAGCCCCAGGTGGTCGACAC from the Streptomyces sp. RKAG293 genome contains:
- a CDS encoding peptidoglycan-binding protein — encoded protein: MQRTTLASGLKSNGKLGHAAADEIAAQGAGTFTDLPKIGDQVRTGKPLYEVDAQPVVLFRGSRPFWRVVGKGMSDGPDVRILERNLTDLGHAKAADLAVDDHFTDATAEAVKRWQKTLGVPQTGRVEMGRVAVLPYGEARVEEVGAKLGTAVGSGGPVLKVTPPDVYATIKPNEEELPQLAPGSKVSVSLDVGGSIPGKITSIIRDTGPDGLGEKSKTPDGSAKPAVLILLMDQKSAAAALNSGRSGATVTVPEKKAADVLVVPVTALLAMSGDGYGVEVVEPGATDPKLVRVEVGLIVANQAEVRGQLKEGDKVVVPQ
- a CDS encoding response regulator transcription factor; its protein translation is MRVLVVEDEEELAGMIAAGLRSSGIVADVALDGGQAMEMTAAADYDVLVLDRDLPGIHGDAVCRMLTGAGYPARILMLTAAGSLRDLVDGLGKGADDYLAKPFSYVELVARLQALARRGPSGTPTVLEHQGLRLDTLRRMAERDGSLLRLTPKEFGVLEALMTADGAPLQPADLLEMVWDCHTPPESTTVKVTVHQLRRKLGPPPLITTVPGFGYRL
- a CDS encoding ABC transporter ATP-binding protein — encoded protein: MSDHGQQRTPVLLLEKVTKLYEGRPPVRVLHDIDLTVSQGELIAVVGPSGSGKSTLLSLVGTLDRPTSGRIHLEGHDLTGLSDRQVVALRARRIGFVFQQFFLLPGLTTVENVATGLLYTGVAAGQRRERAESALRDVGLAHRLGHRPDQLSGGEKQRVAIARALVGRPGLLLADEPTGALDAVSGKGVIDLLLELNAQGTTVVVITHDRDLAASLPRRIGLHDGRIAFDMSDSDVHAAGNVVQGSPS
- a CDS encoding ATP-binding protein, translating into MTGLLGRLTIRTQLALLNAAVLAVGGSVLLAYVWASVRDIIEHNGPTVAPSNTVPSVDAASDGTVYHYGIDSDAGLTHAQRFAAFEQEVMDELMKRCLILFALVCLSSLLASWWMARGGLSRISRVTAAARDIGDRNLDARLALIGPNDEVKELADTFDAMLDRLERSFADQRRFTAHASHELRTPLTLQRTALEIPLSQGRIPSDLLPDISRALAATERSERLIAALLALAKGESGVLLPVATDLADEARRAITNALVEAREAEVSVDAQLQTARVWGDSSLLSQLVGNLVTNAVRHNRRHGSVRIETGPTDEGGGFVDVVNSGPVIQESDLPMLFEPFQRGSGRRKGAGLGLSVIRAVTAAHRGTLEARANPTGGLRIRVKLPPQHLPAPDTPSQETPN
- a CDS encoding ABC transporter permease produces the protein MTDLLPRPARLRPVDLLRLGLIGPRTRRLRSALSALGIALGIAAVVAVTGISASNQAHLLERLDNLGSNLIMVSPGQNIDGTPADLPETAVAMLGNIAPVQQVSSTGDTKARIYRSDLVPANQTNSLRVLSAQSDLLDTLRGELDTGRWLDRATEHLPVVVLGHSAAERLGVTAPGKKVWLDGEGLAGAWYGVIGTLKPNELVPAIDDSVFVGAPQAIASLGGGRTPSTVYLRVHPERVSDVQEVAAATANPAQPSVVAVSRPSDLLKVRKETSTALTGLVLSLAGVALIVGGVGIANTMVVGVMERRGEVGLRRALGARQGQITVQFLIEAVLLGLFGGLAGAAAGASVVYVYAAVQGWPAAVPAAWVVAGPSVAVVVGTLAGLYPALRAARMSPTEALRAG